The Planktothrix tepida PCC 9214 genome window below encodes:
- the gvpA gene encoding gas vesicle structural protein GvpA, which yields MAVEKTNSSSSLAEVIDRILDKGIVIDAWARVSLVGIELLAIEARVVIASVETYLKYAEAVGLTQSAAVPA from the coding sequence ATGGCTGTCGAAAAAACCAATTCTTCCTCTAGTTTAGCTGAAGTTATTGATCGCATTCTTGACAAAGGGATCGTTATTGATGCTTGGGCTCGTGTCTCTCTTGTGGGAATTGAACTGTTAGCAATTGAAGCCCGCGTCGTTATCGCTTCTGTTGAAACCTACCTGAAATATGCTGAAGCTGTTGGTCTGACTCAATCCGCTGCGGTTCCTGCCTAA
- the gvpC gene encoding gas vesicle protein GvpC, whose amino-acid sequence MTALMEKFRQERLSIAEEVAELCQETQAFLSATQVKRQQQAEEQAISLSQFHKKLKQENRVFLTAIHKERLSQAKKQAISLSQFHKKLKQENRVFLTAIQKERLAQAKQQKQDLRQFRKELSIYVFGK is encoded by the coding sequence ATGACTGCTCTCATGGAAAAATTCCGACAGGAGCGTTTATCAATTGCAGAAGAAGTGGCTGAACTCTGCCAAGAGACTCAAGCTTTTCTGTCGGCTACCCAAGTTAAAAGACAACAACAAGCTGAAGAGCAAGCGATTTCCCTAAGTCAATTTCACAAAAAATTGAAACAAGAAAATCGAGTGTTTTTAACAGCTATCCACAAAGAACGTCTGTCCCAAGCCAAGAAACAAGCGATTTCCCTAAGTCAATTTCACAAAAAATTGAAACAAGAAAATCGAGTGTTTTTAACAGCTATCCAAAAAGAACGTCTAGCTCAAGCGAAGCAGCAAAAACAAGATTTGCGCCAATTTCGTAAAGAGTTGTCTATCTATGTTTTTGGAAAATAA
- the gvpN gene encoding gas vesicle protein GvpN: MTVAEPQTRRSVLRVRPGQFVVTPSIHQITTRALRYLHSGFSIHLRGPAGTGKTTLAMHLANCLARPVMLIFGDDDFTSSDLIGSQSGYTHKKLMDNYIHSVLKVEDELKHNWVDSRLTMACREGFTLVYDEFNRSRPEVNNVLLSALEEKILTLPPTSNQPDYLQVHSQFRAIFTSNPEEYCGVHATQDALMDRLVTINMPEPDELTQTEILAQKTGIRREDALFIVNLVKTFRLKTTAEKTSGLRSCLMIAKVCAEHEIVATPNHADFRDICADVLLSRTNLPIDQSTTILWEILNENSTESLPVVEETDSPNASALPPDALKEHEQKIYHYLQQTHKASFHEIYKTLNLKQNQAEKAIRSLLQKKLLKQQDQFYILFE, from the coding sequence ATGACAGTTGCTGAACCTCAAACAAGAAGATCTGTCCTCCGCGTTCGCCCTGGTCAATTTGTTGTTACACCTTCAATTCATCAAATTACAACCCGGGCTTTACGTTACCTGCACTCTGGTTTTTCCATTCATCTGCGTGGCCCAGCCGGAACCGGAAAAACCACACTAGCCATGCACCTAGCCAATTGTTTAGCTAGACCCGTAATGCTGATTTTTGGAGATGATGACTTCACCAGTTCCGATTTAATTGGCAGTCAGTCAGGTTATACCCACAAAAAACTGATGGATAACTATATCCACAGCGTTCTCAAAGTTGAGGACGAACTCAAACATAATTGGGTGGATTCTCGACTGACGATGGCCTGTCGAGAAGGATTTACCTTAGTTTATGATGAATTTAACCGTTCTCGACCCGAAGTCAACAACGTTTTACTCTCCGCCTTAGAAGAAAAAATTCTGACCCTGCCGCCCACTAGCAATCAACCCGATTACCTGCAAGTCCATTCTCAGTTTCGGGCAATTTTTACCTCTAACCCGGAAGAATATTGTGGGGTTCATGCTACCCAAGATGCCTTAATGGATCGGTTGGTAACCATTAATATGCCAGAACCGGATGAACTAACTCAGACTGAAATTCTCGCCCAAAAAACAGGTATTCGTCGAGAAGATGCGTTATTTATTGTCAACCTCGTCAAAACTTTCCGTCTGAAAACTACGGCTGAAAAAACATCAGGTTTGCGCTCTTGTTTAATGATTGCCAAAGTCTGCGCCGAACACGAGATTGTTGCCACCCCCAATCACGCAGATTTCCGCGATATTTGTGCAGATGTTCTCTTATCACGGACTAATTTACCCATCGATCAATCGACAACTATTTTATGGGAAATTCTCAACGAGAATTCAACAGAATCCTTACCTGTCGTAGAGGAAACGGATAGTCCAAATGCCAGTGCGTTACCTCCTGATGCTTTAAAGGAACATGAACAGAAAATTTATCATTATTTGCAGCAAACCCACAAAGCCAGCTTTCATGAAATTTACAAGACTTTAAACCTCAAGCAAAATCAAGCGGAAAAAGCTATTCGTTCTTTACTGCAAAAGAAATTGTTGAAGCAACAAGACCAGTTTTATATTCTTTTTGAGTGA
- a CDS encoding gas vesicle protein, whose protein sequence is MTSSTFAPPIKSHSNSSITTATQGSSLADILERVLDKGIVIAGDISVAIASTELLHIRIRLLIASVDKAREIGINWWESDPYLNSQSQALLTENKELSQRLQSLEAELKALKSLTQSSAIESHDTSPNDEEHSEKPNNSLLKSKQVRG, encoded by the coding sequence GTGACTTCCTCTACTTTTGCTCCCCCCATCAAAAGCCACTCAAATAGCTCCATAACAACGGCTACTCAAGGTTCTAGTTTAGCGGATATCCTTGAACGAGTTTTAGATAAAGGAATTGTGATTGCGGGCGATATTTCTGTGGCGATCGCTTCTACTGAACTTCTACATATCCGCATTCGTCTATTAATTGCCTCTGTTGATAAAGCACGGGAGATTGGAATTAATTGGTGGGAAAGTGACCCCTATCTTAATAGTCAATCTCAAGCTTTATTAACAGAAAATAAAGAACTTTCACAGCGACTCCAGAGCTTAGAAGCTGAACTTAAAGCCTTAAAATCCTTAACCCAATCGAGTGCAATAGAAAGCCATGATACCAGTCCGAACGATGAAGAACATTCCGAAAAGCCAAACAATTCTTTGCTTAAGTCCAAACAAGTTAGGGGGTAG
- a CDS encoding gas vesicle protein K codes for MALVCTPCDTADEILPTSETTHSKGGLAPLLLTVVELVRQLLEAQIIRRMEEGRILSEADLDRAAESLQKLQEQILHLCAIFEVDPKDLNINLGEFGTLLPSPGSYYPGEYSASPSILELVDRLLNTGVVVEGNVDLGLAKLDLIHLKLRLVLTSQPL; via the coding sequence ATGGCACTTGTTTGCACACCTTGTGATACTGCCGATGAGATCTTACCGACTTCTGAAACAACTCATAGTAAAGGGGGTTTAGCACCTTTACTGTTAACGGTGGTAGAACTGGTACGTCAACTGTTAGAAGCTCAAATCATTCGCCGCATGGAAGAAGGCAGAATTCTCAGCGAGGCTGATTTAGATAGAGCCGCAGAAAGTTTGCAAAAATTACAAGAGCAAATTCTCCATTTGTGTGCAATTTTTGAAGTCGATCCGAAAGATTTGAATATCAATCTTGGAGAATTTGGTACGCTTTTACCCTCCCCAGGAAGCTATTACCCTGGAGAATATAGCGCCAGTCCTTCTATATTAGAATTGGTTGACCGACTTTTAAATACTGGAGTTGTTGTAGAAGGAAATGTCGATTTAGGTTTAGCCAAACTTGATTTAATTCATCTAAAGCTTCGTTTAGTGCTAACTTCTCAGCCCCTTTAA
- a CDS encoding GvpL/GvpF family gas vesicle protein — protein MATGLYLYGIFADQIPDEMVWEGIDHELVHSEVIEGFSFLYSVVHKEKYLASRRYLICHEKVLENVMEAGFRTLLPLRFGLVVKTWETVIEQLIIPYQNQLKDLFTKLSGKREVSIKIFWDSSSELKRILECDQELKKQRDDMLGKTLTMEEIIYIGQRIENSLYQCKQEIVQVFRDQLNH, from the coding sequence ATGGCTACGGGTCTTTATTTATATGGAATATTTGCCGATCAGATTCCTGACGAAATGGTTTGGGAAGGGATTGATCATGAACTCGTTCACAGTGAAGTCATTGAAGGATTTAGTTTTCTCTACTCTGTTGTTCATAAAGAGAAATATTTGGCTTCCCGTCGCTATCTAATTTGTCATGAAAAAGTCCTAGAAAACGTAATGGAAGCAGGGTTCCGTACTTTGCTACCATTGCGTTTTGGATTGGTTGTTAAAACCTGGGAAACGGTGATAGAACAATTGATTATCCCTTATCAGAATCAACTCAAAGATTTATTTACCAAATTGTCAGGAAAACGAGAAGTTAGCATTAAGATTTTTTGGGATAGCTCCTCTGAATTAAAAAGAATTCTGGAGTGCGATCAGGAGTTAAAAAAACAACGGGATGATATGCTCGGCAAAACGTTAACGATGGAAGAAATTATCTATATTGGTCAAAGGATTGAAAACAGCTTATACCAATGTAAACAAGAAATTGTTCAGGTCTTTCGAGATCAATTAAATCATTAG
- a CDS encoding IS5/IS1182 family transposase has product MSKLRDYLDKNPQQAKRLLGMEYEQMIELIQAAELLEEEKRQEKEKTKIRLIKAGGGRRQKLSVEEQILLTLIYLHQMPTFQMLGLQFEVSESTANDIFHNWIKILRELLPASLLEQVKKNESDWEWVEKILVEFELVVDSYEQPRERPTDNEEQKKYYSGKKKTHTFKNQVIVMPNGKEIVDVAVGYTGATSDLKLWRERSQELGNNQKYRGDKAYVGETAINTPYKKPRNQEMSAEKREENRLKAQQRIVVEHLIRLIKIYRVASERFRLKRQNYEAVILTVCGLIRWRIGAIVLPSKNCPEFF; this is encoded by the coding sequence ATGAGTAAATTAAGAGACTATCTGGACAAGAATCCCCAGCAAGCAAAAAGGCTATTAGGGATGGAATATGAACAGATGATAGAACTCATTCAAGCTGCGGAGTTATTAGAAGAAGAAAAACGACAGGAAAAAGAAAAAACTAAAATCAGGTTGATTAAAGCAGGTGGGGGTCGTCGGCAGAAATTATCTGTGGAGGAACAAATCTTACTGACTCTAATTTATCTGCATCAAATGCCGACATTTCAAATGTTAGGGTTACAGTTTGAAGTCAGTGAATCAACAGCGAATGATATTTTCCATAACTGGATAAAAATCTTGAGAGAATTACTACCAGCGAGTTTGCTAGAGCAAGTAAAAAAAAACGAGAGTGATTGGGAGTGGGTAGAAAAAATTCTGGTGGAATTTGAGTTAGTAGTAGATAGCTATGAACAGCCCAGGGAAAGACCAACAGACAATGAAGAGCAGAAAAAATATTACTCAGGAAAGAAAAAGACACATACCTTTAAAAATCAAGTCATTGTCATGCCAAATGGAAAAGAAATAGTGGATGTAGCTGTGGGTTATACCGGAGCAACAAGTGATCTGAAATTGTGGAGAGAAAGAAGCCAGGAATTGGGGAATAATCAAAAATACAGAGGGGATAAAGCTTATGTAGGAGAAACAGCAATTAATACACCGTATAAGAAACCGAGGAATCAAGAGATGTCGGCGGAAAAGCGAGAAGAAAATCGGTTAAAAGCCCAACAAAGGATTGTAGTTGAACATTTAATAAGACTGATAAAAATTTATCGAGTTGCTTCAGAAAGATTTCGGTTAAAGAGGCAAAATTATGAAGCAGTAATCTTGACAGTATGTGGATTAATAAGATGGCGAATAGGAGCGATTGTATTACCATCTAAGAATTGCCCAGAATTCTTTTGA
- a CDS encoding GvpL/GvpF family gas vesicle protein: protein MEIFGDVYCAQEVVENEPMMDDMIYNTAYLIPWDQESEFSQKVEAIDQQFGDRLRIRYNNLTAPYTFAQLM, encoded by the coding sequence TTGGAGATTTTCGGAGATGTCTATTGTGCTCAAGAGGTTGTAGAAAACGAGCCGATGATGGATGATATGATTTACAATACGGCTTATTTAATTCCTTGGGATCAAGAATCTGAATTTAGTCAGAAAGTTGAAGCGATCGATCAACAATTTGGCGATCGCTTGCGAATTCGCTACAACAATTTAACAGCACCTTATACCTTTGCTCAACTCATGTAA
- a CDS encoding gas vesicle protein GvpG translates to MFLDLLCFPVTGPLNGLIWIGEKIEERANTEYDDTENLHKLLLSLQLAYDMGNISEEEFEIQEEELLLKIQALEEESVEN, encoded by the coding sequence ATGTTTCTTGATCTTTTATGCTTTCCTGTTACCGGGCCCCTGAATGGCTTAATCTGGATCGGAGAGAAAATTGAAGAGCGTGCAAATACGGAATATGATGACACTGAAAATTTGCACAAATTATTATTATCATTACAACTAGCTTATGATATGGGCAACATTTCTGAGGAAGAATTTGAAATTCAGGAAGAAGAACTTTTATTAAAAATTCAAGCTTTAGAAGAAGAGTCTGTAGAGAACTAG